The proteins below are encoded in one region of Clostridium fermenticellae:
- the ilvB gene encoding biosynthetic-type acetolactate synthase large subunit, whose translation MKGAKMLLKCLVEHDVNTVFGYPGGAVLPIYDALYDMKGELNHVITAHEQGAAHAADGYARSTGKVGVVLTTSGPGATNTVTGIATAYMDSVPIIVIAGQVPVSLIGKDSFQEVNIRSITKAITKKTFIIDDVKNIKIIVDEAFKVAMSGRRGPVVIEMPKNIQNSEYTEGFIKTKDGPNNLCNVEAESVNVKGIDKALEIINRSKKPLVYAGGGVISSDAEKELYEFVDKLDTPVTCSLMGIGAFPGDRTNYTGMIGMHGSHSSNYAVTNCDLLIAIGARFSDRVVSKAECFAPNAKIIHIDIDEKEFGKNVAVNLNIQGDVKDVLTSLNSKLQKQYHEEWMKQILNWKKIRTKKQSIMRGISPRLLLEKLFSVTNGDCIVTTEVGQNQIWTAQYFKFLRPRTFITSGGLGAMGFGLGAAIGAAVGNSDKRVINIAGDGSFKMNSTELATISKYNLPIVQIILNNHALGMVHQWQELFYDGRFCSTKVEPDVDFVKLGAAYGIKSVKITQDAEIDGALEEAFEYNRPMIIECEVGTDVKVFPIVPPGEAIDKIIG comes from the coding sequence ATGAAGGGGGCTAAGATGCTTTTAAAGTGTCTTGTAGAACATGATGTTAATACTGTATTTGGATATCCGGGGGGTGCGGTATTACCAATATATGATGCATTATATGATATGAAAGGAGAATTAAATCATGTAATCACGGCACATGAACAAGGGGCTGCTCATGCTGCTGATGGTTATGCCAGATCCACAGGTAAGGTTGGGGTTGTTTTAACAACCTCAGGGCCTGGAGCAACAAATACAGTTACCGGAATTGCTACAGCATATATGGATTCTGTTCCAATTATAGTGATTGCAGGGCAAGTTCCTGTAAGTCTTATTGGTAAAGATTCTTTTCAAGAAGTCAATATAAGAAGTATAACTAAGGCAATAACAAAGAAAACTTTTATAATAGATGATGTCAAAAATATAAAAATTATAGTAGATGAAGCTTTTAAGGTTGCTATGAGCGGAAGACGGGGACCGGTTGTTATAGAAATGCCAAAGAATATACAAAATTCAGAGTATACAGAAGGTTTTATTAAAACAAAGGATGGACCAAATAATTTATGCAATGTAGAAGCAGAATCTGTAAATGTAAAAGGTATAGATAAGGCTCTTGAAATCATAAATAGAAGTAAAAAGCCTCTGGTTTATGCTGGAGGAGGAGTTATTTCATCTGATGCCGAAAAAGAGCTGTATGAATTTGTAGATAAATTAGATACTCCAGTTACTTGTTCACTTATGGGAATTGGGGCATTCCCTGGTGACAGAACGAATTATACAGGTATGATTGGTATGCATGGAAGTCATTCGTCAAATTATGCTGTTACAAATTGTGATCTTCTTATTGCTATTGGTGCTAGATTCAGTGACCGTGTTGTAAGCAAGGCAGAATGTTTTGCACCAAACGCAAAAATAATACACATAGATATTGATGAAAAGGAATTTGGTAAGAATGTAGCTGTAAATTTGAATATACAAGGTGATGTTAAAGATGTATTAACTTCTCTAAACTCTAAATTGCAAAAACAGTATCATGAGGAATGGATGAAGCAGATTTTAAATTGGAAGAAAATAAGAACCAAGAAGCAATCTATAATGAGAGGAATAAGTCCGAGATTACTACTTGAAAAATTATTCTCTGTGACAAATGGCGATTGTATTGTAACGACTGAAGTAGGACAAAATCAAATATGGACAGCTCAGTATTTTAAATTTTTAAGACCTAGGACTTTTATAACTTCTGGTGGACTTGGAGCTATGGGTTTTGGGTTAGGAGCTGCTATTGGGGCGGCTGTTGGAAACTCAGATAAAAGAGTTATAAACATAGCTGGAGATGGCAGTTTTAAAATGAATTCTACGGAATTAGCTACAATATCAAAATATAATCTTCCTATAGTGCAAATTATTTTGAATAATCATGCACTGGGAATGGTTCATCAGTGGCAGGAATTATTTTATGATGGTAGGTTCTGCAGTACTAAGGTTGAACCTGATGTTGATTTTGTCAAACTTGGAGCTGCATATGGTATAAAATCTGTAAAAATAACTCAAGACGCTGAAATAGATGGGGCACTAGAGGAGGCATTTGAGTATAACAGACCTATGATTATAGAGTGTGAAGTAGGTACAGATGTAAAAGTATTTCCTATAGTTCCACCTGGTGAGGCCATCGATAAAATTATAGGATAA
- a CDS encoding iron-containing alcohol dehydrogenase: MDKFAFGQNYIVMGENALQYLNNIDTGKTFILIGAESLIKNCILKKVKNILKIKKFPVCTFSGITREFEINTMNEILDIMKRFKPDTIVALGGGSVMDAAKILILAYEGPDIDFDKLSSICVPSNRKYLKFITIPSILGTGSGVNGNVLMSLKYNEARVKFKNSFFAPDIVILDPLTSINVPPNIVAQSGILAMVHALQCYMDDNLNDISRCLALSSIKGIFRYLPLSFKSNDMKFREKLQNYECISGLAFNDVHNELIDAVTSSISSKFKLSYSEVNAIIFPYFLEYSSRNIKIVSKLKVLSKYLKIEDFINFIRKFSTEFNIKRSLKEIGVDESVFKNNLFMLVQDSAKYFTRVKSSKIAEEDIVRILKYVYYGHDIDF, translated from the coding sequence ATGGATAAGTTTGCATTTGGGCAAAATTATATAGTAATGGGTGAAAATGCTCTTCAATATTTAAATAATATAGATACTGGTAAAACATTCATATTAATTGGTGCTGAATCTTTAATTAAAAATTGTATATTGAAAAAAGTAAAAAATATATTAAAAATTAAAAAATTTCCTGTCTGCACATTTTCGGGAATTACTCGAGAATTTGAAATAAATACTATGAATGAAATACTGGATATAATGAAAAGATTCAAGCCTGATACAATTGTAGCACTGGGTGGTGGATCAGTTATGGATGCTGCTAAAATACTAATTCTTGCATATGAAGGACCGGATATAGATTTTGATAAACTGTCTTCTATATGTGTACCTTCAAATCGAAAATACTTAAAATTTATTACTATACCATCAATTTTGGGAACTGGAAGTGGAGTCAATGGAAATGTTTTAATGTCTTTAAAATATAATGAAGCAAGAGTGAAGTTTAAAAATTCATTCTTTGCACCAGATATTGTTATTTTAGACCCTTTAACATCAATTAATGTACCACCAAATATTGTAGCACAATCAGGAATTCTCGCTATGGTTCATGCACTACAATGTTATATGGATGATAATTTGAATGATATTTCCAGATGTTTAGCTTTAAGTTCGATTAAGGGTATATTTAGATATTTGCCGTTATCTTTTAAGAGTAATGATATGAAATTTAGAGAAAAATTACAAAATTATGAGTGTATTTCAGGATTGGCATTTAATGATGTTCATAATGAATTAATCGATGCAGTAACATCATCAATTAGTTCTAAATTCAAGTTGAGTTATAGCGAGGTAAATGCTATAATCTTTCCATATTTTTTGGAATATAGTAGTAGGAATATAAAGATAGTATCAAAATTGAAGGTATTATCTAAATATTTGAAGATTGAGGATTTTATAAATTTTATAAGAAAGTTTAGTACTGAATTTAATATAAAGAGGAGCCTTAAGGAAATAGGAGTAGATGAATCCGTATTTAAAAATAATTTATTTATGCTCGTACAAGATTCTGCTAAATATTTTACCAGAGTAAAATCTTCTAAAATTGCGGAAGAAGATATAGTTAGAATATTAAAATATGTCTATTATGGACATGATATAGATTTCTAA
- the ilvD gene encoding dihydroxy-acid dehydratase, giving the protein MRSDLVKKGIKAAPARALMYGMGYTKEEIEKPLIGIVNSQNEIVAGHMHLDEIAKAVKLGVAMSGGTPIEFPAIAVCDGIAMGHVGMKYSLASRELIADSIEAMAMAHGFDGLVLIPNCDKIVPGMLMAAARLNIPAVVVSGGPMRAGKLNDKTLDFSTCIEKVGACNGGNVTEEELEEEAKRSCPGCGSCSGLFTANSMNCLTEVLGMGLPLNGSALAQTGERKQIAKYAGMAVMECIKKNICPRDILTLDAFKNAITVDMAMAGSTNTVLHLPAIAHEAGIELNLELFHEISKKTPCLIKLSPSGKHHMEDLHLAGGIPALMNELSKKGLINEKQLTVTGRTVGENIREYDVLDYDVIRSVEKPYSNEGGIAILRGNLAVDGAVVKESAVAPEMMTHEGPARVYDSEEDAVEAIFSNQINKGDVIVIRYEGPKGGPGMREMLSPTSAIAGIGLDKDVALITDGRFSGATRGASIGHVSPEAMEGGLIGLVQEGDKILVDIKNKKLELLVDKHELEKRKKSYLKPELKIKTGYLSRYAKLVTSANTGAVLK; this is encoded by the coding sequence ATGAGAAGTGATTTGGTAAAGAAAGGGATTAAGGCTGCTCCCGCTAGAGCATTAATGTACGGAATGGGATATACAAAAGAAGAGATTGAAAAACCTTTAATCGGAATAGTAAATTCTCAAAATGAAATAGTAGCGGGGCATATGCATCTGGATGAAATAGCAAAAGCAGTAAAACTTGGAGTTGCTATGTCAGGTGGAACACCTATAGAGTTCCCGGCAATTGCTGTCTGTGATGGTATAGCAATGGGACATGTTGGAATGAAATATTCCCTTGCCAGTAGAGAACTTATAGCAGATTCTATAGAGGCGATGGCAATGGCCCATGGATTTGATGGTTTAGTACTTATACCAAACTGTGATAAAATAGTTCCTGGAATGCTTATGGCAGCGGCAAGACTTAATATACCAGCTGTTGTTGTAAGTGGTGGACCTATGAGAGCTGGAAAATTAAATGATAAAACTTTAGATTTTAGTACATGTATAGAGAAAGTTGGAGCTTGTAATGGCGGAAATGTTACAGAAGAAGAACTTGAAGAGGAAGCCAAAAGGTCATGTCCGGGATGTGGATCGTGTTCTGGATTGTTTACAGCAAATAGTATGAATTGCTTGACTGAGGTGCTAGGAATGGGTTTGCCACTTAATGGGAGTGCACTTGCTCAAACTGGAGAAAGAAAGCAAATTGCAAAGTATGCAGGAATGGCAGTTATGGAATGTATTAAAAAGAATATATGTCCTAGGGATATACTTACTTTAGATGCATTTAAAAATGCGATAACAGTTGATATGGCAATGGCAGGTTCAACTAATACAGTTTTACATCTTCCAGCTATAGCACATGAAGCGGGTATTGAATTAAATTTGGAGTTATTTCATGAAATAAGCAAAAAGACACCTTGTCTTATAAAATTGAGTCCTAGTGGAAAACACCATATGGAAGATCTTCATCTTGCAGGCGGGATACCGGCTTTAATGAATGAACTTTCAAAAAAAGGGTTGATTAACGAGAAGCAACTTACTGTTACAGGCAGGACTGTAGGTGAAAATATAAGAGAATATGATGTTTTAGATTATGATGTTATAAGAAGTGTTGAAAAACCTTATAGTAATGAAGGTGGAATAGCAATACTTAGGGGAAACCTTGCCGTAGATGGTGCAGTAGTTAAAGAATCCGCTGTAGCGCCTGAAATGATGACACATGAGGGTCCTGCAAGAGTATATGATTCAGAGGAGGATGCAGTTGAAGCTATATTTTCAAACCAAATAAATAAAGGCGATGTAATTGTAATAAGATATGAGGGCCCAAAAGGTGGACCTGGAATGAGAGAAATGTTATCTCCTACATCTGCTATTGCCGGTATTGGGCTTGATAAGGATGTAGCACTTATTACAGATGGAAGATTTTCAGGTGCTACAAGAGGTGCATCTATAGGGCATGTTTCACCTGAAGCTATGGAAGGCGGATTGATTGGTCTTGTACAAGAAGGAGATAAAATACTTGTAGACATAAAAAATAAGAAACTTGAGTTATTAGTTGACAAGCATGAACTTGAGAAAAGAAAAAAAAGTTATCTTAAACCGGAGCTTAAAATAAAAACAGGTTATTTATCGAGGTATGCTAAATTGGTAACTTCAGCAAATACTGGAGCAGTACTTAAATAA